The DNA region GTATACCTTGTATTTTGATCTGAATGGAATATTATGATTAAGAGAAAGGTTCTTTCTTGACAAAAGCAATACTGATAGGGTGGATGACCTCCACTTTTGGTTGCCTCGGCTCGTCCGTCATAACCAACGAACATATCCTTCGTTGAGCGCCATCATCTGATACATCTCTTCATTCCCATAACTGACGATCCGGCCACCATGTCCCTAGCCGCCACCTCGCAGCCTCTTAATAAGTCCTTGCATATCAAGTATATCCAAGATCTTGACAAGGTGTGTCGCCCTCGTTCGGGGCTAACCATTCTTACATATCTTCCCCACATACAATGCTGATCAACTCTCTCAATGACAGAAAAAGGACTTGGCCTACTATATAACCTCTCATCTTCGGCTCAACGGGATCTACTGGGGACTCACTGCCTTATATATGCTAGGGCAGCCAGAAGCGCTTGACCGGGAAGGTGTCATTGAGTATGTGCTGTCCTGCTGGGACGATGAGACTGGTACGTTGGTCATTTCAACAAGTCGAAGTATTATATAGCTGACATCGGTCAGGTACCTTTGGACCGCATCCTGGTCACGATGGTCACATCTTGGCCACGCTTTCGGGAATCCAGGTTTTGCTCATGGAAGACGCTCTTGATCGGGCGGATATTGAGCGTATCATTTCTTGTATGTTTTATAACTTCTTTTCATGTTGGCTATTCCTAAGTTCATGTGCAGTCCTTCTCAAACTTGTTAATCCCGACGGCTCCGTATCTGGCGACAAATGGGGAGAGTCAGACACTCGTTTTTCTTATATTCTGCTCTCCtgcctttccctcctcgGTCGTCTTTCAAGCCTTACAGACGAACAAATAGAAGGCATCACCGAAAATATTCGAAAGTGCATGAACTTCGATGGAGGATTCGGCCTTAGTCCGGGCACAGAGAGCCATTCAGGACAAGTTTGGGTCTGCACAGCAGCACTAACCATCCTGGATCGACTGGACCTCGTGGACCGAGATTTGTTAGGAGCGTGGTTGTCGGAAAGACAGCTACCTAATGGAGGTCTTAACGGAAGGCCAGAGAAGCTCGAGGACGTAAGTCACACCATTCTACCAACGAGACACTGACTGATTGTCGTAGGTATGTTATTCTTGGTGGTGTCTCGCCTCATTATCCATAATCGGCAAAATCCACTGGGTCAACGCGGATAAATTAATTAACTTCATATTGAGCGCCCAGGTAAGAGAGCCCATCATTTATTTATCAAATGTTGACATTTATAGGATCTTGATGACGGAGGCATAGGAGACAGGCCGGGGGATTGGGTCGACGTCTTCCATACCATCTTTGGAGTTGCCGGCCTCTCTCTCCTGGGCTACCCAGATCTACGAGATATTGACCCTGTCTACTGCATGCCTGCAGACTTGATAAGTCGTCTTGGTTTGCGTAGACCCTACTCAGTCTTGCCTCGTCGATCTGCACAATAGACATCCATATTCTACATCATGCATAATTCCGCTATACCCCCCAGCCTACATATACATCAACTATCTATTGCACCCCACTGTCACCCCCAGGGGCTGAAGCATGTTCTTGAGGGCGGCCGGCCGGTGTCTCTGTACCAGAAGGCACGGAAGAACCCATGGCCATAGATGCTTGCCCTGCTTGTGTGGCAGCCAGACGTTGACGTTTACGTTCGGCCtcagcttccttctcagcGTCAATCTCAGCGACAATTTTTTCGATATCAGATTGCTCAAGGGCCTATTATCATATCAGCTTAGTCCAGCTAAGTTCGCTTCGAATAAATACTCACTTTAACAACACCATATGACTCCATCACAGTAATCTCAATGTTCTTCGCACCAGTTTGCACAACTTCTAACAGACTCTTCACTGTTAATTTAATTGCCTGTTCTCTCTCAAGGTCTTCCACATAGTTCTTCTCTAAGAATTCCCTGACAGTCTTGGATGCTCTTCCGATAGAACAAGCTTTCCAGGCAGAGTAGATACCGCTTGGTTCGGTAGAGTACAGTCGGGGAATAGTGTCATGTGGGTCAAACCCGACAATCAAAGCGGATATACCGAATGGTCGGACACCACCTGATTGAGTGTATCGCTATGGAATCTAATCAGACGAGATGTGCGAAACAAAACCAAACAGCGCACCTGTTGAATACCAGCGATGTGCTTGGTGATGTATTCAATGCTGACGGGGTCCTCTACAGTCAGTCGGTGTGATTGACACTCAATTCTCGCCTTGTCAATCAAGATACGACCATCCGCAGTAAGACCTACAGACGTCATTAATTATTAAACCAGGGTTTTGAAAACAACCCGACCTACCAGCAAAAGCCACGCAAACATGATCATCCAGCATGGCAACCTTTCGGACCGTTCGAGGATCTTGAAGTTGAAGAGTTgatttcttctccacaccGAGGACCACACATGATTTACCACGGACACCAACCTGAAATCGCCAGGGGTTAGTTGTTGGTTTACAGTGGGAGATTGAAGATAACTGACGGCGCATGTTCCTCGTCGCACGGCTTCAAGAGCGTATTCTACTTGGAAAAGCTATATGTTCTATCAGCGGAACCTTCTGGGATCGCAGACACGTTAACAAACTTACATGTCCGTCAGGAGAAAAGACAGTAAGAGCTAAAGGAACACTGTCAGCGATGTTTCTGAGTTTAGAGCTCGACAGGATGCCAGAGAGAGATGTAGCCTTATTCCCTGCTTGGCCCCTACTTACCTCGGTCGTAAGAGCGAGACATTATGAGTGAATTAAGTGAGGAAAGATGTCTACTGATTGAGAATACAGCTCTTTGCACGAATGGGATTCGCCTCGGAACGCGCGTTGCTTCGTCACCGTCGAAGTACGATTGTTAGGCACGCCTGACTTCTCGGATGCCTAGTTTTGAGGGTACATCCACCGGGGTGTCCCGATCCGCAcggagaggtggaggcttCCCTCTGTTTTTGAAAGACGGCGACCCACTCGAGCACTCACCTTGCATTGATTTCGTCAATTCCAGCCTTTCATCGTTCTGTCTCCTAATAGACGTTATCCATTCGTTAATTCGGTCCCACAATCGTCGGTTATGTCATCACCATCGTTGCTTCTGCCCGGTCAACCCTTACCGGCCCAACTTATCACCCCGCCCCTACCGAAATGCGGAAAAGGTTGTTATGAGCGCAACGGTCAAATCTTGGCTAGTGTTGTGGGAAGACCACGGAGAGACGGTGCTGTGAGCCATGTTCAAGATCCGTTGTCGTGTACTGTATAGTGCTGATAGATTCTATGCAGGTTGTCAGCGTTAtagggagggaggaaacCGTCGGTACAGTCGATGTAGACTCCATCGTGATC from Cryptococcus neoformans var. neoformans B-3501A chromosome 4, whole genome shotgun sequence includes:
- a CDS encoding hypothetical protein (HMMPfam hit to Prenyltrans, Prenyltransferase and squalene oxidase repeat, score: 225.0, E(): 1.4e-64); this translates as MSLAATSQPLNKSLHIKYIQDLDKKKDLAYYITSHLRLNGIYWGLTALYMLGQPEALDREGVIEYVLSCWDDETGTFGPHPGHDGHILATLSGIQVLLMEDALDRADIERIISFLLKLVNPDGSVSGDKWGESDTRFSYILLSCLSLLGRLSSLTDEQIEGITENIRKCMNFDGGFGLSPGTESHSGQVWVCTAALTILDRLDLVDRDLLGAWLSERQLPNGGLNGRPEKLEDVCYSWWCLASLSIIGKIHWVNADKLINFILSAQDLDDGGIGDRPGDWVDVFHTIFGVAGLSLLGYPDLRDIDPVYCMPADLISRLGLRRPYSVLPRRSAQ
- a CDS encoding hypothetical protein (HMMPfam hit to Proteasome, Proteasome A-type and B-type, score: 252.8, E(): 6e-73), which translates into the protein MSRSYDRALTVFSPDGHLFQVEYALEAVRRGTCAVGVRGKSCVVLGVEKKSTLQLQDPRTVRKVAMLDDHVCVAFAGLTADGRILIDKARIECQSHRLTVEDPVSIEYITKHIAGIQQRYTQSGGVRPFGISALIVGFDPHDTIPRLYSTEPSGIYSAWKACSIGRASKTVREFLEKNYVEDLEREQAIKLTVKSLLEVVQTGAKNIEITVMESYGVVKALEQSDIEKIVAEIDAEKEAEAERKRQRLAATQAGQASMAMGSSVPSGTETPAGRPQEHASAPGGDSGVQ